The Lucilia cuprina isolate Lc7/37 chromosome 5, ASM2204524v1, whole genome shotgun sequence genome includes a window with the following:
- the LOC111683606 gene encoding diphosphoinositol polyphosphate phosphohydrolase 2 — protein sequence MVKEKPNSTRIYDKDGFRRRAACICVRSDAEAEVLLVTSSRRPELWIVPGGGVEPEEEPSVTAVREVLEEAGVMGKLGRCLGVFENRDHMHRTEVFVMTVTKELEEWEDSRSIGRKRQWFSIDDALTQLALHKPTQRHYLMQLRHSKNNSNVNSTTNSPTAASPTTA from the exons aTGGTTAAAGAAAAACCTAATTCTACGCGTATCTACGATAAGGATGGCTTTCGTAGACGTGCAGCCTGCATTTGTGTACGTTCGGATGCTGAAGCTGAG GTACTTTTGGTAACCTCCTCAAGACGTCCTGAATTATGGATTGTACCCGGTGGTGGTGTAGAACCGGAAGAAGAACCCTCGGTAACAGCGGTTAGAGAAGTTTTAGAAGAAGCTGGTGTTATGGGAAAATTGGGTAGATGTTTAGGTGTTTTTGAG aATCGTGATCATATGCATCGCACAGAAGTATTTGTTATGACCGTTACCAAAGAACTGGAAGAATGGGAAGATTCTCGTAGTATTGGTCGTAAACGTCAATGGTTTTCCATTGATGATGCCTTGACACAGCTGGCTCTACACAAACCGACACAACGACATTATCTAATGCAATTGCGGCATTCGAAAAACAATTCAAATGTTAATTCAACAACAAATTCACCAACTGCAGCTTCACCTACCACcgcataa
- the LOC111683610 gene encoding lectin subunit alpha-like, which translates to MKITQVFIICFALLEAVSTTQQLYKASDGSDYLIETELKYNWYQAWHECARRNYQLVEIESAAKNNAIIDLLKKVIGKSHNLWLGGNDEYSTNRDYARPFFWSATGQQFTFTFWSNNNPDNYRNNEHCVHIWQEKSMFEWNDNDCTVKMGFICEPNHLVQKYRKDLQDNCDALKQSNLLISTEFDEIQKQQLSLMDNKLQNIDRVGNEWNLEMQRLQNSTQAAVQKLLDDQQVMLKQLTEKMLKQVNDLNTELKNSNEQINTQFSKKLNEKQNEINKFC; encoded by the exons ATGAAGATCACTCAAGTATTTATTATCTGTTTCGCTTTGCTAGAGGCAGTATCAACGACACAACAACTGTACAAAGCATCAGACGGCAGCGACTACCTAATCGAAACAGAACTTAAG TACAACTGGTATCAGGCCTGGCATGAATGTGCCCGCAGAAATTATCAACTTGTTGAAATTGAGTCGGCAGCAAAAAATAATGCCATTATTGATCTATTGAAAAAAGTCATAGGGAAGTCACATAATTTATGGTTGGGCGGCAATGATGAATACAGCACTAACCGAGACTACGCTCGACCATTCTTCTGGTCTGCTACGGGTCAACAGTTCACATTTACTTTTTGGTCCAACAATAATCCGGATAATTATAGAAATAATGAACATTGTGTTCACATTTGGCAAGAAAAGTCTATGTTTGAATGGAATGATAATGACTGTACTGTTAAAATGGGTTTCATATGTGAGCCCAATCATTTAGTACAGAAATATAGAAAAGATCTTCAGGATAATTGTGATGCTCTCAAACAATCGAATTTGTTAATTTCGACTGAATTCGATGAAATCCAAAAGCAACAACTTTCGTTAATGGATAACAAACTACAGAATATCGATCGTGTAGGCAATGAATGGAATTTAGAAATGCAACGATTACAAAATTCTACACAAGCTGCAGTACAAAAACTACTCGATGATCAGCAAGTGATGCTGAAACAATTGACAGAGAAAATGCTGAAACAAGTGAATGATTTGAATACTGAATTGAAAAACTCTAACGAACAGATAAATACGCAGTTTAGCAAGAAGTTGAATgagaaacaaaatgaaattaataaattctgCTAA